A single window of Sphingobium sp. SCG-1 DNA harbors:
- a CDS encoding copper resistance protein B, whose translation MKPLALIATALLACVATRALAQDQSQHADHSMPMSQNSALDDAPSPVPAPSAPQDHAADAYYDHAAMAKARSMLLYETGGMPHSMLMAERLEWRPGGGGDGYAWEMEGWTGGDVDRLAFKTKGEGAVGGAAEKIELQAGWLHALNPWFNLRAGARQDLQPRPRRTHAVLAIEGLAPYWFEVEGELFLSQKGEVTARAEASYDQRITQRMILQPAAELNLSAQDTPELRAGAGFTSIELGVRLRYEVVREFAPYIGIHWERKLGRTARYARGLGEEAGGLSVALGLRFWL comes from the coding sequence ATGAAGCCCCTCGCCCTCATCGCGACCGCATTGCTCGCATGTGTCGCCACCCGTGCACTCGCGCAGGACCAATCCCAACACGCAGACCATTCCATGCCGATGTCCCAGAATTCGGCCTTGGACGATGCGCCTTCGCCTGTACCGGCACCCAGTGCACCGCAGGACCACGCCGCCGACGCTTATTATGATCACGCCGCCATGGCGAAGGCGCGCTCGATGCTGCTTTATGAAACGGGCGGCATGCCTCACTCGATGCTGATGGCCGAGCGGCTGGAATGGCGTCCGGGGGGCGGCGGGGACGGTTATGCTTGGGAGATGGAGGGTTGGACCGGTGGCGACGTCGACCGCCTGGCCTTCAAAACCAAGGGCGAAGGCGCCGTTGGCGGCGCTGCCGAGAAGATCGAGTTGCAGGCAGGATGGCTTCACGCGCTGAATCCCTGGTTCAACCTGCGTGCCGGTGCGCGGCAGGATCTGCAGCCTCGGCCACGTCGCACCCATGCTGTACTCGCGATCGAAGGACTTGCCCCCTATTGGTTCGAAGTAGAGGGAGAGTTGTTTCTCTCCCAGAAGGGCGAAGTGACCGCCCGCGCGGAGGCCTCATATGACCAGCGCATCACGCAACGAATGATCCTGCAACCGGCCGCCGAACTGAACCTGTCGGCGCAGGATACTCCCGAATTGAGGGCTGGGGCGGGCTTCACCTCAATCGAGCTGGGTGTTCGGTTGCGCTACGAGGTCGTGCGCGAATTCGCGCCCTATATCGGTATTCATTGGGAACGGAAGCTGGGTCGCACAGCCCGATATGCGCGCGGGCTCGGCGAGGAGGCGGGTGGCCTAAGCGTAGCTCTCGGCCTTCGCTTCTGGCTGTGA
- a CDS encoding LysR substrate-binding domain-containing protein, whose amino-acid sequence MSPHRFRQYRAFDVIMQTGSVTRAAEAMHISQPAVSKLLQSLEDDLRIRLFDRSRRRLVPTAEAARLHREVEQLLLSANRVDRIASQIQGASGGEFRISALPMLGARFLPEAISQFCEQQTALRVSLEVDVSRQVRAQVLSGQADIGFAHLSSGEEHLVRQPMAFIPGVAILPHGHRLAALPTVSPGDFEGESFISLGRENRLRDLVDGLFEAHEVTRDTTVETNLFESACALVGSGLGVSVVDLISALSVKDHVVVRPLYPTVEFAVEIVRPISSAPSALVDSFINLVHERLEIYLRSTLVRPGDL is encoded by the coding sequence ATGTCGCCGCACCGGTTCCGCCAATATCGCGCGTTCGACGTTATCATGCAGACGGGGTCGGTTACCCGCGCGGCGGAAGCGATGCACATTTCCCAGCCTGCGGTCAGTAAGCTGCTGCAGTCGCTGGAGGACGATCTGAGAATTCGATTATTCGACCGATCGCGCCGGCGACTCGTTCCGACAGCCGAAGCAGCGCGGCTCCATCGCGAAGTCGAGCAACTTCTTCTGAGTGCGAATCGCGTCGACCGAATTGCAAGCCAGATCCAAGGAGCTAGCGGAGGAGAGTTCCGGATTTCGGCTCTGCCCATGCTGGGGGCGCGCTTCCTTCCCGAAGCGATTTCGCAGTTCTGCGAACAGCAGACGGCGCTCCGGGTCTCGCTGGAGGTAGACGTATCGCGGCAAGTGCGGGCGCAAGTTTTGTCAGGCCAAGCAGACATCGGCTTTGCACATCTTTCCAGCGGTGAAGAGCACCTCGTGCGCCAGCCCATGGCGTTCATTCCTGGGGTTGCGATCTTACCGCATGGCCATCGTCTTGCTGCGCTGCCTACGGTGTCACCCGGAGATTTTGAAGGTGAGTCCTTCATTTCGCTGGGGCGGGAAAATCGGCTACGGGATCTAGTCGACGGGCTGTTCGAAGCGCATGAGGTAACGCGTGATACGACGGTTGAGACGAACCTTTTTGAAAGCGCCTGTGCGCTTGTCGGAAGTGGCTTGGGCGTCTCCGTCGTGGATCTCATCAGTGCCTTGTCCGTCAAGGATCATGTAGTGGTACGGCCGCTTTATCCGACAGTAGAGTTTGCCGTTGAAATCGTACGGCCAATTTCTAGTGCGCCGTCTGCCCTAGTCGATAGCTTCATCAACCTGGTTCACGAACGGCTCGAAATCTACTTGCGATCAACTCTTGTCAGGCCGGGGGATCTCTGA
- a CDS encoding amidase: MSSGSECPEDVCFLSAVRLGQGYRAGRFSPVEVVEAHLSRIGALDADLHAYTQVFHNEARSAAIASAQRHVAAQARGPLDGVPVAVKDLIEIQGLPCAAGSATRRDHIAKRTAPLITRLIEGGAILIGKTHTVEFALGGWGTNTHLGSPRNPWMPESPYTAGGSSSGSAVAVAARLATLAIGTDTGGSVRVPAAFNGLVGLKTTPGQISVEGVIPLSPSLDTVGPIARTVSDAALLYDAMVCQRFSHEGTLTGLKGGVSGMTLARVDQEELDQVDGEISRGYERSLRLFEKMGARIITVKLPRALHDYQRDSEILMAEAYSLYGKVAEDLATQMDPHVRARILTGNIPAREYIMARSRAQRDGRGMLAALEECDALLSPMTRTLPMPLALVDETTTPSTLARFVNQIGFCALAVPNGFSASGLPMSLQIICRPNEEHLVLQIGHAYESSDPFHGRIPPIAASA; encoded by the coding sequence ATGAGCAGCGGTTCAGAATGTCCGGAAGACGTATGTTTTTTGTCCGCCGTCAGATTGGGCCAAGGGTATCGTGCGGGACGGTTCTCTCCGGTCGAAGTGGTTGAAGCGCATCTGTCGCGGATCGGCGCGCTGGATGCTGATCTGCATGCCTATACTCAGGTTTTTCACAACGAAGCCCGAAGCGCCGCTATCGCCTCAGCACAGCGTCATGTTGCAGCGCAAGCAAGAGGCCCCTTGGATGGCGTACCCGTCGCAGTAAAGGATTTGATTGAAATTCAAGGGTTGCCATGCGCAGCGGGCTCAGCAACACGTCGCGATCATATCGCCAAGCGAACCGCGCCACTGATAACACGACTGATCGAAGGCGGTGCGATCCTGATTGGAAAAACCCACACTGTCGAATTTGCACTCGGCGGTTGGGGCACCAACACACATCTTGGCAGTCCTCGCAACCCTTGGATGCCGGAGTCACCTTATACGGCTGGCGGTTCATCGAGCGGCTCCGCAGTTGCAGTCGCGGCACGATTGGCCACATTGGCGATCGGTACTGACACCGGCGGATCGGTCAGAGTGCCCGCCGCCTTCAATGGACTGGTCGGGTTGAAGACGACGCCCGGGCAAATAAGCGTCGAAGGTGTGATTCCCCTAAGCCCGTCGCTCGACACGGTCGGCCCCATCGCGCGCACGGTATCCGACGCGGCTCTTTTGTACGACGCCATGGTCTGCCAGCGGTTTTCTCATGAGGGCACGCTTACCGGGTTGAAGGGCGGTGTCTCCGGAATGACCCTCGCGCGAGTGGACCAGGAGGAACTCGATCAAGTGGATGGCGAGATCTCGCGCGGCTATGAACGCTCGTTGCGCCTATTTGAAAAAATGGGCGCACGGATCATCACCGTAAAGCTCCCTCGCGCGCTGCACGATTATCAGCGTGACTCCGAAATCCTGATGGCTGAAGCATATTCACTTTATGGCAAGGTCGCGGAGGATCTCGCAACGCAGATGGACCCCCATGTGCGTGCACGCATTTTAACGGGTAATATCCCTGCGCGCGAATATATTATGGCGCGTAGCCGGGCGCAGCGGGACGGGCGTGGGATGCTCGCCGCGTTAGAAGAGTGCGACGCGCTGTTATCGCCCATGACCCGAACACTTCCGATGCCGCTTGCGCTTGTCGACGAAACCACGACACCGTCCACGTTGGCGCGCTTCGTTAATCAGATTGGTTTTTGTGCGCTTGCGGTGCCGAACGGCTTTTCCGCGAGCGGCCTACCAATGTCTCTCCAAATCATATGTCGGCCGAATGAAGAACATCTGGTTCTGCAAATTGGGCACGCGTATGAAAGCAGCGACCCGTTCCATGGCAGGATTCCTCCGATAGCGGCCTCGGCTTAG
- a CDS encoding (2Fe-2S)-binding protein, with translation MLKRLDPGFSDPVGFTFAGRPMEARTGESVAAALLAAGVTRFRTSAVTGEPRAPYCMMGVCFECIVEVDGRPNRQACLVPVAEGMQVEPGHSE, from the coding sequence ATGTTGAAGCGCCTCGACCCTGGTTTCTCCGATCCCGTCGGCTTTACCTTTGCTGGCCGACCTATGGAAGCGCGTACCGGGGAAAGCGTCGCAGCCGCCTTGCTAGCGGCTGGTGTCACCCGGTTCCGTACGTCCGCCGTGACTGGCGAGCCCCGTGCGCCCTATTGCATGATGGGTGTGTGTTTCGAGTGCATAGTCGAGGTCGATGGCCGTCCCAATCGACAGGCATGCCTCGTCCCGGTGGCGGAGGGCATGCAGGTGGAGCCGGGTCACAGCGAATGA
- a CDS encoding PepSY-associated TM helix domain-containing protein — protein sequence MKPKWPDYSAIWRWHFYAGLFCIPFICWLAVTGSIYLFRPDIEAWMDRPYENLKIESARAAPSLEVEAALAAVKDSRFSRYEPPASPTGAAQIVVSKDESLVRIYVHPTMLKPMKIIQDDHRPMELLSKLHRGFLMGTFGSVLMEIAASWAIVMIITGLFLWFPRDRKGAAGVLYPRLNKKGRIYWRDLHAVTGMWVSLAALFMLFSGLPWSVAWGNYLTWGRNLSSITSGVPDWPVGGVVAKANGAESDPIGPSSMPGMTAAEMAAMAPSTPHHGGGNNHHMGMSDKDHQIMLMYALDLIVPAVSTLHIPRPIWVLPPSSHDGAWIASSQIQNRLERVTYTISGTDGEVLSKSGFADQNIVDKTVNIGVAAHEGHLFGRLNQLLLLLTASALIGMSVSAAVMWWRRKPEDALGAPRPVGRPRFTGWLLAVTLVLTTIIPLFGLTLVAVLVAERTVLRRIRVTREWLGLRAADAMR from the coding sequence ATGAAACCGAAGTGGCCGGACTATTCGGCCATCTGGCGCTGGCATTTCTACGCAGGCCTCTTCTGTATTCCCTTCATCTGCTGGCTTGCCGTCACCGGATCTATCTATCTCTTCCGGCCGGACATTGAAGCGTGGATGGATCGACCCTATGAAAACCTGAAGATCGAGAGCGCAAGAGCCGCTCCCTCGCTGGAAGTGGAAGCCGCCCTCGCCGCGGTGAAGGACTCGCGATTTAGTCGCTATGAGCCACCTGCCTCTCCAACCGGTGCGGCACAGATCGTCGTGTCAAAAGACGAGAGCCTTGTCCGCATCTATGTTCACCCGACAATGTTGAAACCGATGAAGATCATCCAAGATGACCATCGGCCTATGGAACTACTCTCAAAACTCCACCGCGGATTTCTAATGGGCACATTCGGGTCTGTACTGATGGAGATCGCGGCCTCTTGGGCGATCGTCATGATTATCACCGGCCTCTTTCTGTGGTTCCCCCGCGACAGAAAGGGCGCTGCAGGCGTGCTGTACCCTCGCTTGAACAAGAAAGGCCGTATATATTGGCGTGACCTGCACGCAGTGACCGGCATGTGGGTGTCGCTGGCCGCCTTGTTCATGCTGTTCAGTGGTTTGCCTTGGTCGGTCGCATGGGGGAATTATCTCACCTGGGGACGAAATCTGTCATCAATCACCTCCGGTGTACCCGATTGGCCCGTCGGCGGCGTTGTGGCCAAGGCAAACGGGGCGGAATCCGATCCTATTGGTCCAAGCTCGATGCCAGGCATGACTGCGGCGGAAATGGCCGCAATGGCTCCCTCGACTCCGCATCATGGCGGCGGCAACAACCATCACATGGGAATGAGCGACAAGGATCATCAGATCATGTTGATGTATGCGTTGGACTTGATCGTGCCGGCTGTATCGACGCTTCACATTCCCCGGCCGATCTGGGTCTTGCCCCCTTCGAGCCATGACGGAGCCTGGATCGCCTCGTCGCAAATTCAGAACCGATTGGAGCGCGTAACGTACACGATTTCGGGGACGGACGGTGAGGTGCTGAGCAAATCCGGTTTCGCCGATCAGAACATCGTGGACAAGACTGTCAACATCGGAGTGGCGGCGCATGAAGGGCATTTGTTCGGCCGCCTCAATCAGTTGTTGCTGTTGCTCACCGCTTCGGCCTTGATCGGCATGAGTGTCAGCGCTGCGGTCATGTGGTGGAGGCGCAAGCCAGAGGACGCGCTGGGCGCTCCCCGGCCTGTCGGGCGACCGCGTTTCACCGGCTGGCTGCTGGCCGTGACCCTCGTTCTGACAACGATCATCCCGCTTTTCGGTTTGACGCTGGTTGCCGTTCTTGTTGCAGAACGCACTGTGTTGCGTCGCATACGCGTAACACGCGAATGGCTTGGTCTTCGCGCGGCAGACGCTATGCGATGA
- a CDS encoding NAD(P)/FAD-dependent oxidoreductase has protein sequence MTTIKADVALIGGGIHGCSAALHLARRGYRVVQIEKDGIGQHASGVNAGGVRQLLRHPAEIPLSRASMELWRHARELVGDDCGFQEKGQVAVAETDEDLARLQARIELLYALGHQHEELLGPNELFDVLPALARWCAGGLICRSDGFVSPYQATLAFSRAAIESGAELLTQTRAVGFSRKGGIWRVDTTAGTVEATFLVNCGGAWGGAVAAALGEPVPVEAIAPMLMVCARVPHFLDPVVIGTSRKLTFKQTMSGTVVIGGGHLGTADAQRQETELDFMRLSASAQTVLDLFPVMRRATVVRAWSGIEARMPDNLPVISPSSTEDNAFHAFGFSAHGFQLGPIVGTLIADLVDTGRSSLPIDAFSITRFNGEHAHPSEEAAGRERLDLITH, from the coding sequence GTGACCACGATCAAGGCGGATGTGGCGCTGATCGGCGGCGGCATACACGGATGCTCTGCGGCTCTGCATCTCGCCCGGCGCGGGTACCGGGTCGTGCAGATCGAAAAGGACGGCATCGGTCAGCACGCTTCCGGCGTGAACGCCGGAGGCGTTCGGCAGTTGCTACGCCATCCCGCAGAGATCCCCCTTTCCCGCGCCTCAATGGAGCTTTGGCGGCACGCGCGCGAACTCGTGGGTGACGATTGCGGCTTTCAGGAAAAAGGGCAGGTGGCGGTCGCCGAGACTGACGAGGATCTCGCTCGCCTGCAGGCACGGATTGAGCTGCTGTATGCACTGGGGCACCAGCATGAGGAACTGCTTGGACCCAATGAGTTGTTCGACGTGCTGCCAGCGCTGGCCCGCTGGTGTGCCGGTGGCCTGATCTGCCGCAGCGACGGCTTCGTAAGCCCGTATCAGGCGACGCTCGCCTTCTCGCGTGCCGCTATCGAGAGCGGTGCGGAGCTACTCACGCAGACCCGCGCTGTCGGCTTTTCGCGCAAGGGCGGAATCTGGCGCGTGGATACGACAGCTGGAACGGTCGAGGCCACTTTTCTGGTCAACTGCGGTGGAGCGTGGGGCGGCGCTGTAGCGGCTGCATTGGGCGAGCCGGTGCCCGTGGAGGCGATCGCGCCCATGCTGATGGTTTGCGCGCGGGTCCCTCACTTTCTCGACCCGGTCGTAATCGGAACCAGCAGGAAGCTGACCTTCAAGCAGACCATGAGCGGCACCGTCGTTATCGGCGGAGGGCATCTGGGAACGGCCGATGCCCAGCGCCAAGAGACAGAACTCGACTTCATGCGCCTGTCAGCCAGCGCGCAGACCGTCCTTGATCTTTTTCCCGTCATGCGGCGTGCTACGGTCGTTCGCGCTTGGTCCGGCATCGAAGCGCGCATGCCGGACAATCTTCCGGTGATTAGCCCTAGCAGCACCGAGGACAATGCCTTTCACGCCTTCGGCTTCTCCGCTCATGGTTTTCAGCTCGGCCCAATCGTGGGAACGCTCATCGCCGACTTGGTGGATACAGGGCGATCGAGCCTTCCCATCGACGCGTTCTCCATTACTCGGTTTAATGGCGAACATGCCCACCCTTCCGAAGAAGCGGCCGGCCGTGAGCGCCTGGATCTCATAACACATTAG
- a CDS encoding NAD(P)/FAD-dependent oxidoreductase: MIEHVEVAVIGAGPAGMSAATWLAERGVSTLVLDEQQEPGGQIYRSVERVAESAPSRLAALGSDYAHGRDVVRAFRASGCTFWPGSTVWQISSRSELWVSRNGVSRKIVADRIILATGAMERPVPVPGWTLPGVLTVGALQILLKGSGMAVDGDLILIGSGPLLYLFVSQCLALGLRPAAFLDTSKRSAPWRAAHLMPAALRGHGLSYIQKGLRLKAELRRSGIPVFTECDALRIEGEDSVRSVSFRSGGKERTIQATAVALHEGVIPLQQLARQAGCRHVWDARQQCFRPWLDEWGNSSTPGIMIVGDGAGIGGARAAEHAGRIAALAAARTLCRIDDEERDRIAAGERRELARHLSVRPLLDALYAPAVTTRSPDDKVIACRCEEVTAQAVRATAALGNEGPDQMKRVIRCGMGPCQGRMCGPVVSQLIADVRGCSPGEVGYYNVRPPLKPLPLAEIALIDREGYTG; encoded by the coding sequence ATGATTGAACATGTCGAAGTTGCGGTCATCGGCGCTGGCCCTGCGGGCATGTCGGCCGCCACATGGCTCGCCGAGCGGGGTGTTTCGACGCTGGTACTCGACGAACAGCAGGAGCCGGGCGGCCAGATCTATCGTTCGGTGGAACGAGTTGCGGAAAGCGCACCCTCCCGCCTCGCCGCCCTCGGCAGCGACTATGCGCACGGGCGCGATGTCGTGCGCGCATTTCGCGCCAGCGGCTGCACCTTCTGGCCGGGTTCGACTGTATGGCAGATTTCGTCTCGATCCGAGCTCTGGGTCAGCCGCAATGGAGTCTCGCGAAAGATCGTGGCTGATCGGATAATCCTTGCCACCGGGGCGATGGAACGTCCGGTTCCCGTTCCGGGCTGGACCCTTCCCGGAGTCTTGACCGTCGGGGCATTGCAGATCCTCCTCAAGGGAAGCGGGATGGCGGTGGATGGCGATCTGATCTTGATCGGCAGCGGGCCGCTTCTTTACCTGTTCGTGTCCCAGTGCCTTGCGCTTGGCCTGCGGCCTGCGGCTTTCCTCGATACCTCGAAACGTTCGGCCCCTTGGCGCGCTGCGCACCTGATGCCGGCAGCACTCAGAGGGCATGGATTATCCTACATTCAAAAGGGGCTTCGCCTGAAAGCGGAATTGCGCCGCAGCGGCATACCGGTCTTCACCGAATGTGACGCACTGCGGATCGAAGGGGAGGATTCAGTGCGTTCAGTCTCTTTCCGCAGCGGCGGGAAGGAGCGAACGATCCAGGCTACCGCAGTCGCGCTGCATGAGGGCGTCATCCCGCTGCAGCAACTCGCTCGGCAGGCCGGATGCAGGCACGTGTGGGATGCAAGGCAACAATGCTTTCGCCCATGGCTGGACGAATGGGGCAACAGTTCGACGCCCGGCATCATGATTGTCGGTGACGGTGCCGGCATCGGCGGCGCGCGGGCCGCGGAGCATGCCGGCCGGATTGCCGCTCTGGCGGCAGCGCGCACGCTCTGTCGCATTGATGATGAGGAGCGAGACCGCATCGCCGCAGGCGAACGCAGGGAACTCGCGCGCCATCTTTCCGTCCGGCCATTGCTAGACGCGCTTTATGCACCAGCGGTCACCACTCGATCACCGGACGATAAGGTCATAGCTTGTCGATGCGAGGAGGTGACCGCCCAAGCCGTGCGCGCTACGGCTGCACTTGGAAATGAAGGACCCGATCAGATGAAGCGGGTGATACGTTGCGGGATGGGTCCTTGCCAAGGCCGGATGTGCGGGCCTGTCGTCTCGCAGCTCATTGCGGATGTCCGAGGATGCTCACCCGGCGAGGTGGGATACTACAATGTTCGACCGCCGCTGAAACCCCTGCCGCTTGCAGAGATCGCCTTGATCGATCGGGAAGGCTACACCGGGTGA
- a CDS encoding TonB-dependent siderophore receptor: MEASQKAGGDESIVVTGYRFLSEDTSGTTNLPLPIEEVPQSISLVNNDFVKAADLKTTGEIAQYTPGAIFAGDQNSYGSLVKLRGFNSGYAIDGLPVGDSLMEPDVATLSRFELVKGPSSVVYGASRPGGLVNLVSKKASANTPSYVSALGGSWDRWRVEGQLAGSLNASDTVRAIAVGAHEESDSFIHFIKQKKSVVYGGLDFDVASNISAFVRASYQKLNRTPFEGVLTFADGTLPAGVGRSFFLGNGDGSVTIKTARVNAGLSWQASSALSVDLMANYQRVNREGGNSYVYGLQANGDMQARTERFLGWPTEDVNIGASSVLKLDDVGLSDSFISASVRYQSYRETYRGRYTDGQVNLFDGEDAISRYFGSLDGSAPGALTYRDQKLRYLTASTQANVKIAGTLTVLGGLSYSKPTVETRFVEGGAWRAFNPGGQVSLRGGLTVEPVKGLNIYGSYSESFQPQDRTDINDSVLPPLTGKQYELGAKYVSPDRRLLLTAAVFDLRQSNQQVFDQRGADGFDRFRALGEVRHRGLELEATGQIIDQWQIKAGLALLDPKIKKDADPTLIGQTRLYLPKKTASLYTSYDLTDGITLGGGFRHVGSERTSYNGATRPLASYTLADGSVSYKFDDWLLQLNVKNIFDETYYTVGYETLFYGIRPGEPRSFSISLRKDF; this comes from the coding sequence ATGGAGGCAAGCCAGAAAGCAGGTGGAGACGAGAGCATCGTCGTCACAGGATATCGCTTCCTTTCCGAAGATACGAGCGGCACGACCAATCTTCCCCTGCCAATCGAGGAAGTGCCTCAATCGATCAGTCTGGTGAACAACGATTTCGTGAAAGCGGCCGATCTGAAAACGACGGGTGAAATCGCGCAATATACACCAGGTGCGATTTTCGCTGGAGATCAGAACAGCTACGGCAGCCTTGTCAAATTGCGCGGCTTCAATTCGGGCTATGCAATCGATGGCTTACCCGTAGGCGATTCGCTCATGGAACCGGATGTAGCCACCCTCAGCCGCTTCGAGTTGGTGAAGGGGCCTTCATCGGTTGTCTATGGGGCATCCCGCCCGGGCGGCCTTGTCAACCTGGTGTCGAAAAAGGCTTCCGCGAACACGCCGAGCTATGTCTCCGCGCTGGGAGGGTCTTGGGATCGGTGGCGGGTAGAGGGCCAACTTGCGGGTTCGCTAAACGCATCCGACACGGTCCGCGCGATCGCAGTCGGTGCCCATGAAGAGTCGGACAGCTTCATCCACTTCATAAAGCAAAAGAAATCCGTCGTTTACGGAGGGCTGGATTTCGACGTCGCAAGCAACATTTCCGCCTTCGTTCGGGCGAGCTATCAAAAGCTCAATCGTACGCCGTTCGAAGGCGTGCTCACCTTTGCGGACGGGACCTTGCCCGCCGGAGTGGGCCGCTCCTTCTTTCTTGGTAACGGCGACGGCAGCGTCACAATCAAGACGGCTCGGGTTAACGCCGGATTGTCCTGGCAAGCGTCGTCGGCGTTGTCGGTAGACCTCATGGCGAATTATCAGCGCGTGAATCGTGAAGGCGGGAATTCCTATGTGTACGGCCTTCAGGCTAATGGCGACATGCAGGCGAGGACCGAGCGCTTCCTCGGCTGGCCGACGGAAGACGTCAATATCGGCGCCTCGTCGGTGTTGAAGCTTGATGACGTGGGACTGTCAGACAGCTTCATTTCGGCCTCCGTCCGCTATCAATCCTACCGCGAGACCTATCGAGGGCGTTACACGGACGGACAGGTAAATCTGTTCGACGGCGAAGACGCAATCAGCCGATACTTCGGATCACTGGATGGATCTGCCCCGGGAGCGCTTACATACCGCGACCAGAAGCTGCGTTATCTGACTGCCTCGACACAGGCGAATGTGAAGATCGCTGGCACCCTTACGGTTCTCGGCGGCTTGTCCTATTCGAAGCCCACCGTCGAGACCCGTTTTGTAGAGGGCGGCGCGTGGCGGGCGTTCAATCCCGGAGGCCAGGTGAGCCTTCGCGGCGGCCTGACGGTCGAGCCGGTCAAGGGCTTGAATATCTATGGGTCCTACAGCGAATCATTTCAGCCGCAGGATCGTACCGACATCAATGACAGCGTGCTGCCGCCGCTCACAGGCAAGCAATACGAACTCGGCGCGAAATACGTGTCGCCCGACCGACGGCTTCTTCTCACCGCGGCGGTTTTCGATCTGCGGCAGTCGAACCAGCAGGTTTTCGACCAGCGCGGCGCCGATGGTTTCGATCGGTTTAGAGCCCTGGGTGAGGTGCGTCACCGCGGGCTGGAACTCGAAGCGACGGGTCAGATCATCGATCAATGGCAGATCAAGGCCGGACTCGCACTGCTCGACCCCAAGATCAAGAAGGACGCCGATCCCACGTTGATCGGTCAAACCAGGCTGTACCTGCCTAAGAAGACTGCCAGCCTGTATACGAGCTATGACTTGACGGACGGGATCACCTTAGGCGGCGGCTTCCGCCACGTCGGGTCCGAACGGACGTCGTACAATGGCGCCACTCGCCCACTCGCATCCTATACACTCGCGGACGGATCGGTGAGCTACAAGTTCGACGACTGGTTGTTGCAGCTCAACGTGAAGAACATCTTCGACGAGACGTATTATACGGTCGGTTACGAGACGTTGTTCTACGGGATCCGTCCTGGCGAGCCTCGTAGCTTCTCAATATCACTTCGGAAAGACTTCTGA
- a CDS encoding aspartate/glutamate racemase family protein: protein MTTRMAHGGKTIYGARVGILVLDTHFPRVPGDVANAMTWPFPVLFRVVRGATTQKLVHEQGDGLSSIILDAAKELVQDGADGIATTGGFMGLFQKELAAHCQVPVATSSVMQVPWVQSILPPGKRVGVVTAHSGRFNERHLTACGAPADTPIFGTEDGRALTRAFVEGELNTDIGQVEADVLNAADRMMKSHNNIGALVLECHNMAPYSRLLQSIYGIPVFDVYSFISWFHAGLGPRDFGYPGSRIPPHGWRERL, encoded by the coding sequence ATGACGACACGGATGGCGCATGGTGGAAAGACCATCTACGGAGCGCGGGTCGGCATACTCGTCCTTGACACGCACTTCCCGCGCGTCCCCGGCGACGTTGCCAACGCCATGACATGGCCGTTTCCTGTGCTCTTTCGCGTAGTGCGCGGTGCCACCACGCAGAAGCTGGTGCATGAGCAAGGGGACGGCCTCTCCTCCATCATCCTCGACGCCGCGAAGGAGCTCGTTCAGGACGGCGCGGATGGGATCGCCACGACCGGCGGATTTATGGGACTTTTCCAGAAGGAGCTTGCTGCGCACTGTCAGGTGCCGGTCGCCACATCATCGGTCATGCAGGTGCCGTGGGTGCAAAGCATCTTGCCTCCCGGTAAACGCGTGGGGGTGGTGACCGCGCATAGCGGGCGTTTCAATGAGCGCCATCTCACCGCGTGCGGTGCACCTGCCGATACCCCCATCTTTGGAACTGAAGATGGCCGTGCCCTCACTCGCGCATTCGTCGAAGGTGAACTCAATACCGACATCGGGCAGGTGGAAGCGGACGTTCTCAATGCTGCCGACCGCATGATGAAGTCGCACAACAACATCGGCGCGCTCGTCCTTGAGTGTCACAATATGGCACCGTACTCCCGGTTGCTCCAAAGCATCTACGGCATCCCCGTTTTTGACGTCTATTCGTTCATCTCGTGGTTTCATGCCGGCTTGGGGCCTCGCGATTTCGGCTACCCAGGATCACGCATCCCGCCACACGGCTGGCGCGAGCGTCTGTAG